A portion of the Chondrinema litorale genome contains these proteins:
- a CDS encoding serine hydrolase domain-containing protein, which yields MQNWSNFSKLLFSFFAINVLFLSYTSALKAQDHIPQSVPALIDSIEHIMERKKIAGLMLTLVENDSIIFCGGLGYSNLSTEQKVDKNTLFRVGSITKSLVSLAVIKLIREDKFTLNSNLKEVAPEVPFTNEWEETDPIKIVHLLEHTTGFDDMHFSKMYNLTGEDISIEERLKNDETSLISRWRPGTRHSYSNPGYTILGYLVEKYAGKSFEAYVTDEILKPIGMEHANLLSFPKDKASYAQGYDYDKGDFKEVPFYAINSVPAGALNASATDMAEFLKFFLNNGLVDSTQFFSAEEINEMEKVHSTLAAKNGLENGYGLGNYTSGYGQKQLFQGHNGGIDGFISSYAYNRELGIGYAVSNNTSNGMGDVIKLVKSFLLRNSANNSISSTNIDASSLKEFEGYYQFKNPRNHILDLVTEMFNGVDVSIEDGKVFYKSFMQDKKLLAPVGNYLFKTEESNFANTVFMLTPSGKQAIELNGLYFEKGSFAYILWLRVIIFGNLLIALVSAITFLSWLILFSKKELGFKNFMVRTMPFLALLCFVIMLYCLQSMLTGNIVELATMNGAGLSFLISSVLLPILSVVALISIFLHKEKMSRFLQVWLIVSSVFVCCLSYILYDYGFIGLKIWEY from the coding sequence ATGCAAAATTGGTCTAACTTTTCTAAACTTCTATTCTCCTTTTTCGCTATAAATGTTTTGTTTCTTAGCTATACATCTGCTTTAAAAGCGCAAGACCATATCCCTCAATCAGTACCAGCATTAATAGATTCTATTGAGCATATTATGGAAAGGAAGAAAATAGCTGGCCTTATGCTTACTTTGGTAGAAAATGACTCAATTATTTTCTGTGGTGGGCTCGGGTATTCAAACTTAAGCACCGAGCAAAAAGTAGATAAAAACACTTTGTTTAGAGTGGGTTCTATTACAAAAAGTCTGGTTTCTCTTGCTGTAATCAAGTTGATAAGAGAAGACAAATTTACACTAAATTCCAATTTGAAAGAAGTAGCTCCGGAAGTTCCTTTTACAAATGAATGGGAAGAAACTGACCCAATCAAAATCGTGCACCTACTTGAACATACTACCGGATTCGATGATATGCATTTTAGTAAAATGTACAATTTAACTGGTGAAGACATCAGCATTGAAGAACGGCTAAAAAATGATGAAACATCTTTAATAAGTAGGTGGCGACCGGGAACAAGACATTCTTATTCGAATCCGGGCTATACAATTCTGGGTTACCTTGTAGAAAAATATGCCGGCAAAAGTTTTGAAGCATATGTTACCGATGAGATATTAAAACCCATAGGAATGGAACATGCCAATTTACTTTCCTTTCCTAAAGATAAAGCTAGTTATGCCCAAGGTTACGATTATGATAAAGGTGATTTTAAAGAAGTGCCTTTCTATGCTATTAACTCAGTGCCGGCTGGTGCATTAAATGCCAGTGCAACTGATATGGCAGAATTTCTAAAATTTTTCCTAAATAATGGTTTAGTTGATTCAACCCAGTTTTTCTCTGCTGAAGAAATTAACGAAATGGAAAAAGTACATTCTACTTTGGCTGCTAAAAATGGTTTAGAAAATGGCTATGGCTTAGGAAATTACACCAGTGGTTATGGTCAAAAGCAACTTTTTCAGGGGCATAATGGCGGTATAGATGGTTTTATTTCATCTTATGCCTATAACCGCGAATTGGGTATTGGCTATGCCGTTTCTAATAATACCTCTAATGGTATGGGAGATGTAATTAAACTAGTTAAGAGTTTTTTACTAAGAAACTCAGCCAATAACTCTATTTCTTCTACAAATATTGATGCAAGTAGCCTAAAAGAATTCGAAGGATATTATCAGTTTAAAAATCCAAGAAATCACATTTTAGATTTGGTAACAGAAATGTTTAATGGTGTTGATGTTAGCATCGAAGATGGTAAAGTCTTTTACAAAAGTTTTATGCAAGATAAAAAATTGCTAGCTCCTGTTGGTAACTATCTCTTTAAAACCGAAGAAAGCAACTTTGCAAATACAGTTTTTATGCTTACACCATCTGGCAAACAAGCCATTGAACTTAATGGATTGTATTTTGAAAAAGGGAGTTTTGCTTATATTCTCTGGTTAAGAGTAATCATTTTTGGCAACTTACTTATTGCTTTAGTTTCAGCCATTACCTTTTTAAGTTGGCTAATACTTTTTTCAAAAAAAGAGTTAGGCTTCAAAAACTTTATGGTGAGAACTATGCCTTTCCTTGCCTTACTTTGCTTTGTAATTATGCTTTATTGCTTGCAATCTATGCTTACTGGAAATATTGTAGAACTTGCAACAATGAATGGTGCTGGATTGAGCTTTTTAATCAGCTCAGTTTTATTACCTATTCTTTCTGTAGTAGCACTTATTTCAATCTTTTTGCATAAAGAAAAAATGAGCCGTTTTCTGCAAGTTTGGCTAATTGTCTCTTCTGTGTTTGTATGCTGCCTAAGCTATATTTTATATGACTATGGCTTTATCGGACTTAAAATATGGGAATACTAA
- a CDS encoding Ig-like domain-containing protein: MGQYFTNYKYILTFLFTTSLILLADTGWCLRKTSTQAEFKPVFFEPANNASDIFPGKAFLQIGFDENIQTKDAAIKIFEAKSDKLISSTSLADSIQVQVKGKVLYIKPTVLLKAQTTYYINIDSDGIVNVDKTKSFKGINDKTAWTFTTTQDTRAPFFTNVLPIVQETSFNDFTFEFDVSEPVNVFYKLLEVGKKAPTSETLTKTGKKVNYQQGKNKVTIDKLIAGKRYDLYLIAQDLAGNASPVWQETIQLQVNLKYAIALEFAKPLNGKHDISINTEFEMYFSEAVKAGNGMIKIYDAQSYTLKESIDIHTCDIKGIKLSFKPMHPLDTLTDYFIKIDSGALISINNKKKFSGINSSSDWHFTTNNGNDNQPPKFTKNTPTLLNNSSNEIELQIALNELAMVYYMAIPKGENISLPTAQQVIEAKSFDNQSAPISGKINIQSTELIYPIKIEKLKENTSYRIFLLAVDKDGNHKKYPYEIAWFQTGFSELSGNHPIIQN; the protein is encoded by the coding sequence ATGGGGCAATACTTTACTAACTATAAATACATTCTGACTTTTTTGTTTACAACTTCATTAATTCTCTTAGCAGATACTGGATGGTGTTTACGAAAGACTTCAACACAAGCAGAATTTAAGCCTGTTTTTTTTGAGCCGGCAAACAATGCTTCAGATATTTTTCCGGGTAAAGCTTTTTTGCAAATTGGTTTTGATGAAAACATTCAAACTAAAGATGCAGCTATCAAAATATTTGAAGCTAAAAGTGACAAGCTAATCTCATCCACTTCTTTAGCAGATAGTATTCAAGTACAGGTAAAAGGTAAAGTACTTTATATAAAACCAACAGTCTTATTAAAAGCCCAAACAACCTATTATATTAATATAGATTCAGATGGAATTGTCAATGTAGATAAGACAAAGTCTTTTAAAGGAATTAATGATAAAACGGCTTGGACATTCACGACTACCCAAGATACCCGAGCTCCATTTTTTACAAATGTTTTGCCAATAGTACAAGAAACTAGTTTTAATGATTTTACCTTTGAATTTGATGTAAGTGAGCCAGTTAATGTTTTTTACAAACTGTTGGAGGTAGGTAAAAAAGCGCCAACATCAGAAACTCTTACAAAAACAGGTAAGAAAGTCAATTATCAGCAAGGTAAGAACAAAGTAACTATTGATAAACTCATTGCAGGTAAAAGGTACGATTTATACCTTATCGCACAAGATTTAGCTGGAAATGCTAGCCCTGTTTGGCAAGAGACTATACAATTACAAGTAAACCTCAAATATGCTATTGCTTTAGAGTTTGCAAAACCTCTAAATGGCAAACACGATATTTCTATAAATACTGAGTTTGAAATGTATTTTTCAGAAGCGGTAAAAGCTGGAAATGGAATGATTAAAATATATGATGCTCAATCTTACACATTAAAAGAATCTATTGACATTCATACTTGCGATATAAAAGGAATTAAGCTGAGTTTTAAGCCCATGCATCCCCTTGATACATTAACCGATTATTTTATAAAAATAGATTCAGGGGCCTTAATCAGCATAAATAACAAAAAGAAATTTTCAGGAATAAATAGCTCATCAGATTGGCATTTTACTACCAACAATGGAAACGATAATCAACCTCCTAAATTCACTAAAAACACACCTACTCTACTCAACAATTCTAGTAATGAGATCGAATTACAAATTGCCTTAAATGAATTAGCAATGGTTTACTACATGGCAATCCCTAAAGGTGAAAACATCAGCTTGCCTACTGCTCAACAAGTTATTGAAGCAAAAAGCTTTGACAACCAATCAGCACCTATTTCTGGAAAAATCAATATCCAATCTACTGAGCTGATTTACCCCATCAAAATTGAAAAACTGAAAGAAAACACCAGTTATCGTATTTTTTTATTAGCAGTAGATAAAGATGGCAACCACAAAAAATACCCTTATGAAATAGCGTGGTTTCAAACAGGTTTCTCAGAATTATCAGGTAATCATCCCATCATTCAGAACTAG
- a CDS encoding alpha/beta hydrolase, protein MLSKYTIFYLKLWLKKLSMGIKKKQVSIAERRKKMLEMSQRFKSGNVPAERVAANGIPCVMFNDTEAQSKSPIMLYLHGGGYVMGSIATHQSLCKRIAETCNLSVLVVEYRLAPEYPFPAAPDDAISAYLWLVKRYPDRKIIVAGDSAGGGLALALTLKLIEDREQIPDMLVLFAPWTDLSCSTPKVKEMAKSDVILDIDELHEAAKVYTGRFEIENPFISPINASFKFFPPVYIQVGGKDMLMDDSLRVVEKMKADGVEVELDIWEKMFHVWQSYSMIPQANEALQAVNSQISEMLNLT, encoded by the coding sequence ATGCTGTCTAAATACACTATTTTTTATTTAAAACTCTGGCTTAAAAAATTATCAATGGGAATTAAGAAAAAGCAGGTATCTATTGCTGAAAGAAGAAAGAAAATGTTGGAAATGAGCCAGCGCTTTAAAAGTGGAAATGTTCCTGCAGAAAGAGTGGCGGCTAATGGCATTCCTTGTGTAATGTTTAATGATACAGAAGCCCAAAGTAAAAGCCCGATTATGTTGTATTTGCATGGTGGGGGTTATGTAATGGGTTCGATAGCTACACATCAGAGTTTATGTAAGCGAATTGCAGAAACTTGTAATCTTTCAGTTTTGGTAGTGGAATATAGGCTTGCCCCAGAATACCCATTCCCAGCTGCGCCAGATGATGCAATCTCAGCTTATTTGTGGTTGGTTAAAAGATATCCAGATAGAAAAATAATTGTAGCAGGAGACTCGGCTGGAGGTGGATTAGCTTTAGCACTTACATTAAAATTGATTGAAGATAGAGAGCAAATTCCGGATATGTTAGTGCTATTTGCTCCATGGACAGACCTTAGCTGTTCTACGCCTAAAGTTAAAGAAATGGCAAAGTCAGATGTAATTCTGGATATTGATGAATTGCACGAAGCAGCCAAAGTTTATACTGGCAGATTTGAAATAGAAAACCCTTTTATTTCGCCAATCAATGCTTCGTTTAAATTCTTTCCACCAGTATATATTCAAGTTGGAGGTAAAGATATGTTGATGGACGACAGCTTGAGAGTAGTAGAAAAAATGAAAGCTGATGGAGTGGAGGTAGAGTTGGATATTTGGGAAAAGATGTTTCATGTTTGGCAAAGCTACTCCATGATTCCACAAGCGAATGAAGCTTTACAGGCAGTCAATTCCCAAATATCCGAAATGCTTAACTTAACATAG
- a CDS encoding DUF481 domain-containing protein — MRAILLFAGIHIFLFLSFFICNTSFSQIVVVEDNQVERDSSGWQVIGNVNFYNTKNTSTVLSINAGTQIQYKWYRSKIISMNAFSAILNTSNENPDQENRGYQHIRYNYNINQTVVYEAFTQLQFDQVLRIQRRLLLGTGVRFNLLKDKSEDDLSVGLTYMYEYEREKDTTAVHRDHRMSSYISAKKQFSESVALSLISYYQPLFNEFSDYRISLGAGLNFKILDKLAFVIDVNLNYDAKPVVDEDIPDLTYSIRNGLSFKF, encoded by the coding sequence ATGCGGGCTATACTTTTGTTTGCAGGCATTCATATTTTTTTATTTCTTTCATTTTTCATTTGTAATACCAGCTTTTCACAAATTGTAGTTGTTGAAGATAATCAGGTAGAAAGAGACTCCTCGGGTTGGCAAGTAATCGGTAATGTCAATTTTTATAATACCAAAAACACAAGCACTGTACTTTCGATAAATGCTGGTACACAAATCCAGTACAAATGGTACAGAAGCAAAATTATTTCGATGAATGCCTTTTCTGCAATCCTTAATACGAGCAACGAAAATCCCGATCAAGAAAATCGTGGCTACCAACATATCAGGTACAATTATAATATTAACCAAACAGTGGTTTACGAAGCATTTACCCAATTACAGTTTGATCAGGTATTGCGTATACAACGACGATTACTGCTTGGTACTGGTGTACGTTTCAATTTGCTAAAAGACAAATCTGAAGACGATTTAAGTGTTGGTCTTACTTATATGTATGAATACGAAAGAGAAAAAGACACTACTGCAGTACATAGAGACCATAGAATGAGCTCTTATATTTCTGCCAAAAAGCAGTTTAGCGAATCTGTTGCACTTTCTCTTATTTCTTATTATCAGCCTCTTTTCAATGAATTTTCAGACTACAGAATTTCACTTGGAGCAGGTTTAAATTTCAAAATTTTGGATAAACTGGCATTTGTAATCGATGTAAACCTCAATTACGATGCAAAACCAGTTGTTGATGAAGATATACCAGACCTTACTTATAGCATCCGGAATGGACTCAGTTTTAAGTTCTGA
- a CDS encoding CheR family methyltransferase: MATHQKNSEGKLIVIGIGASAGGLEALQDLISNLPSELGNIALIIAQHLSPTYKSMLVEILKRITELAVVEAKNGLKAEHNTIYITPPDNDITLLPGDYFQLIKPVKATGPRPSVDLLFSSIGNTKKEKAIGIILSGTGKDGSKGLKTIKSTGGLVIVQDPNLAKYNGMPIAAIETGIVDIVIPADQIGLKLKELASNLEQEAQRIMIEGPEENNNTLDKIISKLSKKTGTDFSNYKPSTIIRRLNKRMSELNLININQYAKYIDNDKNELDLLFNNILIGVTSFFRDGESFKKLEEYLSIILNKKEIGDQIRIWVAGCATGEEAYSIAFLLSKLINDKLQDYNIQIFATDIDQNAITIARKGIYSQHDAERIPEDMLDKYMIKKGDTYEVIKSIRQLILFSKHDITSNPPFLKLDLVSCRNLLIYFSSGLQQHVIPIFHYSLNDNGFLFLGKSETVGPFNDMYKQIEDKAKIYQKNKINKNNVVKYTYYTQRFSEGQKIKSKTPAQKLSIPEMVKETLYNTFDHCYVVVNNKMDVIHISGDVRMFLGINPGFMNSNILKLANQDLHIDLRALISNSINKNETSKGDIRKLEFFDKEYFVRIVVKPLLYSEQNQVLYVVIFETHEPNSMLVNNENVEKIDDINDHPRIVELETELEGVKEHLQNFIEELETANEELQSLNEELQSSNEELQSSNEELETSNEELQSINEELKIAYTELKAASEEHEIQNKKIKQSEANAQALLNNSLQAFILINRDYKIISYNKTAQLKSNLIYGKKLVVGTSMIDYEPSGYLEEFRDDFRHAMAGNFVSGEKAIEIQSGGKRWFKYNFTPVENKENHINIVSYSLLDITDMKRLNNELSESESLTLSAFNAVNIGICITNENAKLIKANQVFCKLYGFDVDELVGEDFSVMLPDEKKANSLLLHNELISGTPLGDTEWIVKNKQGNEIKVKVNTSILSAENGKKYNILSVSPIDN, from the coding sequence ATGGCAACTCATCAGAAAAATTCTGAAGGTAAATTGATTGTAATAGGTATTGGAGCATCTGCCGGTGGCCTTGAGGCTTTACAAGACTTAATTTCTAACTTACCAAGCGAACTAGGAAATATCGCCCTAATAATTGCTCAACACCTTAGCCCAACATATAAGAGCATGTTGGTAGAAATTCTTAAAAGAATAACAGAGTTAGCTGTTGTAGAAGCAAAAAACGGATTAAAGGCAGAGCACAATACAATTTACATAACTCCTCCAGATAACGATATTACTCTACTTCCTGGTGATTATTTTCAATTAATAAAACCTGTTAAAGCTACAGGTCCTAGACCTTCTGTGGATTTACTTTTTAGCTCTATTGGAAATACAAAAAAAGAAAAAGCTATTGGCATTATCCTTTCAGGCACTGGTAAAGACGGCTCTAAAGGATTAAAAACTATAAAATCTACTGGCGGTTTAGTAATTGTTCAAGACCCAAATCTTGCTAAATACAATGGTATGCCCATAGCTGCTATTGAAACTGGCATAGTAGATATTGTAATTCCAGCTGATCAAATCGGCTTAAAACTTAAAGAACTTGCTAGCAACCTTGAGCAAGAAGCCCAAAGAATAATGATTGAAGGGCCAGAAGAAAACAATAATACATTAGACAAGATAATAAGTAAGCTTTCTAAAAAAACAGGCACTGACTTCTCTAATTATAAGCCTTCTACTATCATTAGAAGGTTAAATAAAAGGATGAGTGAACTCAACTTAATCAATATAAACCAGTACGCTAAGTATATTGATAATGACAAAAACGAACTTGACCTACTGTTTAATAATATTCTTATTGGGGTTACCAGTTTTTTTAGAGATGGGGAATCATTTAAAAAGCTTGAAGAATACCTTTCAATAATACTTAATAAAAAAGAAATTGGAGACCAAATTAGAATTTGGGTAGCTGGTTGTGCTACAGGAGAAGAGGCTTATTCTATTGCATTCTTACTCTCAAAGCTTATTAATGACAAACTTCAAGATTATAATATACAGATATTTGCCACTGATATAGATCAGAATGCTATTACAATAGCTAGAAAAGGCATTTACTCACAGCATGATGCAGAGCGTATACCAGAAGATATGCTCGATAAGTATATGATTAAAAAGGGAGATACTTATGAAGTTATTAAATCTATAAGACAACTTATATTATTTTCAAAACACGATATAACTTCAAATCCACCATTTTTAAAACTCGATTTAGTTAGCTGCCGAAACCTGCTAATTTATTTTAGTTCGGGCTTACAGCAACATGTTATACCAATCTTCCACTACAGTTTAAATGACAATGGTTTTTTATTTCTAGGAAAATCAGAAACTGTAGGCCCTTTTAACGATATGTACAAGCAAATCGAAGACAAGGCTAAAATCTATCAAAAAAACAAAATCAATAAAAACAATGTAGTAAAATACACTTATTACACACAGAGGTTTTCTGAAGGACAAAAAATTAAAAGTAAAACTCCTGCCCAGAAGCTTTCTATACCTGAAATGGTAAAAGAAACGCTGTATAATACATTTGACCATTGCTATGTAGTAGTAAATAACAAGATGGATGTTATACACATCAGTGGAGATGTACGCATGTTTTTGGGTATTAATCCTGGGTTTATGAACTCTAACATCCTAAAACTTGCCAATCAGGATTTACACATAGACCTACGAGCATTAATCAGCAATTCAATTAATAAAAATGAAACCTCTAAAGGTGATATAAGAAAGCTTGAATTTTTTGATAAAGAGTATTTCGTTAGAATTGTAGTAAAACCTCTATTATACTCTGAGCAAAATCAGGTTTTGTATGTAGTGATTTTTGAAACCCACGAGCCAAACAGCATGCTTGTGAACAACGAAAACGTCGAAAAAATTGACGATATTAATGATCACCCGCGAATTGTGGAGCTCGAAACCGAATTAGAGGGAGTAAAAGAACACCTACAAAACTTTATTGAAGAGCTAGAAACTGCAAACGAAGAACTTCAATCTCTTAACGAAGAGCTGCAATCTTCAAATGAGGAGTTACAGTCATCAAACGAAGAGCTAGAAACTTCTAATGAAGAGCTGCAATCAATAAATGAAGAATTAAAAATTGCTTATACAGAGTTAAAAGCTGCTAGTGAAGAGCACGAAATTCAAAATAAAAAAATAAAACAAAGTGAAGCCAATGCACAGGCATTACTCAACAATTCTTTACAGGCATTTATCTTAATAAATAGAGACTATAAAATTATCTCTTACAATAAAACCGCCCAGTTAAAGTCTAATTTAATCTATGGAAAAAAGCTAGTAGTTGGTACATCTATGATCGACTACGAGCCATCTGGCTATTTGGAAGAGTTTAGAGACGACTTTAGACATGCAATGGCAGGCAATTTTGTAAGTGGAGAAAAAGCCATAGAAATACAAAGCGGTGGGAAAAGATGGTTTAAATACAATTTTACACCAGTAGAAAATAAAGAGAATCACATCAATATAGTTTCGTACAGTTTGCTAGACATTACTGATATGAAACGCCTAAATAATGAACTTTCGGAAAGTGAAAGTCTAACACTATCTGCTTTTAATGCAGTAAACATTGGTATTTGCATTACAAATGAAAATGCTAAACTGATAAAAGCCAACCAGGTATTTTGCAAGTTGTATGGTTTTGATGTAGATGAACTCGTTGGCGAAGATTTTTCTGTGATGCTACCAGATGAAAAGAAAGCTAACTCTTTGCTGCTCCACAACGAGCTGATAAGCGGAACCCCTCTTGGAGATACTGAATGGATAGTAAAAAACAAACAAGGAAATGAAATAAAAGTAAAAGTAAACACTTCGATTTTAAGTGCAGAAAATGGGAAAAAATATAATATTCTGTCAGTTTCGCCGATTGACAATTAA
- a CDS encoding ATP-binding protein, with protein MQFSDITGLEEIKSALVQSVKNNHIAHAQLFMGKEGNAGLALALAYAQYINCVNKKEEDSCGVCPSCSKFEKMIHPDLHFIFPTSTNKKITKTADAISVNFLKDWRAFLLENQYPTLPDWAAFIGAENKQCNVSKEESRNIIRALSLKAFEADYKVMFIWLPEWMHPSAANAILKILEEPPAKTLFLMVSENPNQLLTTIISRTQIVQVPSFSDAEVSEVLQREYDVEISKAKQIAYLSEGNLNKAIKLSGQVEMAHADFFKQWMRICFRADFSNLLQFSDQFHKMGKEDQKGMISYALNMLRESMLWQFNSEGLIRLDEGDKEFISKFAEVLDQQKLEIMSKEFNNALFYLERNASPKILFTNLSILISKMFKLS; from the coding sequence TTGCAGTTTTCAGATATAACAGGTCTCGAAGAAATAAAATCAGCACTGGTTCAGTCTGTAAAAAATAATCATATTGCGCATGCACAATTATTTATGGGCAAAGAAGGCAATGCAGGTTTAGCTTTGGCATTGGCTTATGCTCAGTATATAAACTGTGTAAACAAGAAAGAAGAAGACTCTTGTGGAGTATGCCCCTCTTGCAGCAAGTTTGAAAAGATGATTCACCCAGATTTGCATTTTATATTCCCCACTTCTACAAATAAAAAGATTACAAAAACTGCTGATGCTATCAGCGTAAACTTTTTAAAAGACTGGCGTGCATTTTTACTTGAAAACCAATACCCAACTTTACCAGATTGGGCTGCATTTATAGGCGCAGAAAACAAACAGTGTAATGTTTCTAAAGAAGAAAGCAGAAACATTATTAGGGCTTTATCTCTAAAAGCTTTTGAAGCAGACTATAAAGTAATGTTTATTTGGCTTCCAGAATGGATGCACCCATCGGCAGCCAATGCGATCTTAAAAATACTCGAAGAGCCACCAGCAAAAACACTTTTTCTGATGGTTTCTGAAAACCCCAATCAATTACTAACCACTATTATTTCCAGAACTCAGATTGTACAAGTTCCTTCTTTTTCTGACGCAGAGGTTAGTGAAGTATTACAGAGAGAATACGATGTAGAAATAAGCAAAGCAAAACAGATAGCTTATCTATCTGAAGGCAACTTAAATAAAGCCATTAAGCTAAGTGGCCAAGTTGAAATGGCTCATGCAGATTTTTTTAAACAATGGATGCGCATTTGTTTTAGAGCTGACTTCTCCAACCTACTCCAGTTTTCTGATCAGTTTCATAAAATGGGCAAGGAAGATCAAAAAGGCATGATTAGTTATGCACTTAATATGCTCAGAGAGTCGATGCTTTGGCAATTTAACTCTGAAGGTTTAATAAGGCTAGATGAAGGGGACAAAGAGTTTATTAGTAAGTTTGCAGAAGTACTCGACCAACAAAAACTAGAAATTATGAGCAAAGAGTTTAATAATGCACTATTTTATCTAGAAAGAAATGCTAGTCCTAAAATATTGTTTACTAACCTTTCTATTTTAATATCAAAAATGTTTAAATTGTCCTAA
- a CDS encoding GNAT family N-acetyltransferase, with the protein MNKIKLTNSLNIKFTNIPENHFDQLHRTFQLSFRNYHTTINTSHKALKNRFNRLGVRLSQSVAAYHNEELIAFILQSEGVFNNKKTAYNAGTGVLPEYRGHKISRSLYEYAFDLLKQDSFEQCILEVITQNIPALKVYNQLGFFTVRDLICYKAANVIQKSHSKINIHLQKLENRIPEWSLYQTFFDFAPTWQNSTTSVIRNFDEEIIIEAHYKSDVVGIIIFDPDYGSISQIAVHKGFRRKGIGTQLLRAASAFIVTPNISIINVDGSFADANAFFINNGFKEIIRQKEMIKEF; encoded by the coding sequence ATGAATAAAATTAAGTTAACAAATAGTCTTAATATAAAATTCACTAACATACCCGAAAACCATTTCGATCAGTTACATAGAACTTTCCAACTTTCGTTTAGAAATTACCATACCACTATTAACACAAGTCATAAAGCTTTAAAGAACAGGTTTAATCGACTTGGAGTAAGATTATCTCAGTCGGTTGCAGCTTACCATAATGAAGAACTTATTGCCTTTATTCTTCAATCGGAAGGTGTGTTTAACAACAAAAAAACAGCTTATAATGCCGGAACAGGGGTTTTGCCAGAATATAGAGGACACAAGATAAGTCGAAGTCTATATGAGTATGCATTTGATCTATTAAAACAAGATAGTTTTGAGCAATGTATTTTAGAAGTAATAACTCAAAACATTCCAGCATTAAAAGTTTATAATCAGTTAGGATTCTTTACAGTAAGAGATCTTATTTGCTATAAAGCAGCTAATGTTATTCAAAAGTCTCATTCTAAAATCAACATCCATTTACAAAAATTGGAAAATCGGATTCCGGAATGGAGTCTTTACCAAACCTTCTTCGATTTTGCTCCGACTTGGCAAAACTCAACTACTTCTGTAATTAGAAACTTCGACGAAGAAATTATTATTGAAGCTCATTACAAGTCAGATGTAGTAGGCATCATCATATTTGACCCAGATTACGGCAGCATTTCTCAGATTGCTGTGCATAAGGGTTTCCGAAGAAAGGGAATTGGCACTCAATTATTAAGAGCGGCATCTGCTTTTATAGTTACACCGAATATCTCTATTATTAATGTAGATGGAAGTTTTGCAGATGCAAATGCCTTTTTTATAAATAATGGATTTAAAGAAATAATAAGGCAAAAAGAAATGATTAAAGAATTCTAA